In Lacerta agilis isolate rLacAgi1 chromosome 1, rLacAgi1.pri, whole genome shotgun sequence, the following proteins share a genomic window:
- the LRFN5 gene encoding leucine-rich repeat and fibronectin type-III domain-containing protein 5 isoform X1, which yields MEKLLLYLLFIGIAAKAQICPKRCVCQILSPNLATLCAKKGLLFVPPNIDRRTVELRLADNFVTSIKRKDFANMTSLVDLTLSRNTISFVTPHAFADLRNLRALHLNSNRLTKITHDMLSGLLNLHHLILNNNQLTLISATAFDDVLALEELDLSYNNLETIPWDAVEKMVSLHTLSLDHNMIDSIPKGTFSHLHKMTRLDVTSNKLHKLPPDPLFQRAQVLATSGIISPSTFALSFGGNPLHCNCELLWLRRLSREDDLETCASPPLLSGRYFWSVPEEEFLCEPPLITRHTHELRVLEGQRAILRCKARGDPEPAIHWISPEGKLISNATRSLVYDNGTLDIHITTMKDTGSFTCIASNPAGEATQSVDLHIIKLPHIVNSTNHIHEPDPGSSDISTSTKSGSNASSSSSSSNGETKVSPDKKVVVAEATSSTALLKFNFQRNIPGIRMFQIQYNGTYDDSLVYRMIPPTSKTFLVNNLAAGTVYDLCVLAIYDDGITSLTATRVVGCIQFTTEQDYVRCHFMQSQFLGGTMIIIIGGIIVASVLVFIIILMIRYKVCNNGGHPKAAKVSNVYSQTNGAQQAQQPGFGGAGAALPPSGSKQAVGREESLQCCKVGSEGSARPADSFPGQDSCSASAGATSALPPTWTPGPPASQKLKRKPTPKSSSHEAVPSEGASCSSASGGLESQNTNRNNSTALQLAARPADSSPGAAPAYKRAQAKPSKFLTLPADPSRAKRRYSLNGEIMEYHCYLNSPNPGGFWSKRSLSMNGMLLQTDSSEADSGQATFSSSEWILESTV from the exons ATGGAAAAACTGCTTCTGTACCTGCTCTTCATTGGCATAGCGGCAAAGGCTCAGATCTGTCCCAAGCGCTGCGTCTGCCAGATCTTGTCGCCCAACCTCGCCACCCTTTGCGCCAAGAAGGGCCTCCTGTTTGTGCCCCCCAACATCGACCGGAGGACCGTGGAGCTGCGCCTGGCCGACAACTTTGTCACCAGCATCAAGCGCAAGGATTTTGCCAACATGACCAGCCTGGTGGACCTGACCCTCTCGCGGAACACCATCAGCTTCGTCACCCCGCACGCCTTTGCCGACCTGCGCAACCTCAGGGCCCTGCACCTGAACAGCAACCGGCTGACCAAGATCACCCACGACATGCTGAGCGGGCTCCTCAACCTGCACCACCTGATCCTCAACAACAACCAGCTGACGCTGATCTCCGCCACGGCCTTCGACGACGTCCTGGCGCTCGAGGAGCTGGACCTGTCCTACAACAACCTGGAGACCATCCCCTGGGACGCCGTGGAGAAGATGGTCAGCTTGCACACCCTCAGCCTGGACCACAACATGATTGACAGCATCCCCAAGGGGACCTTCTCCCACCTCCACAAGATGACCCGCCTGGACGTCACCTCCAACAAGCTGCACAAGCTGCCCCCCGACCCCCTCTTCCAGAGGGCCCAGGTCTTGGCCACCTCAGGGATCATCAGCCCCTCCACCTTCGCCCTCAGCTTTGGCGGGAACCCCTTGCACTGCAACTGCGAGCTGCTGTGGCTGCGGCGCCTCTCCAGGGAGGACGACCTGGAGACGTGCGCCTCCCCGCCGCTCCTCTCGGGCCGCTATTTCTGGTCGGTCCCCGAGGAGGAGTTCCTGTGCGAGCCGCCGCTCATCACGAGGCACACCCACGAGCTGAGGGTGCTGGAGGGGCAGAGGGCCATCCTGAGGTGCAAGGCCCGCGGAGACCCCGAGCCGGCCATCCACTGGATCTCGCCCGAGGGCAAGCTGATCTCCAACGCCACGCGCTCGCTGGTCTACGACAACGGGACCCTCGACATCCACATCACCACCATGAAGGACACGGGCTCCTTCACCTGCATCGCCTCCAACCCGGCCGGGGAGGCCACGCAGTCGGTGGACCTGCACATCATCAAGCTGCCCCACATTGTCAACAGCACCAACCACATCCACGAGCCGGACCCTGGGTCCTCCGACATCTCCACTTCCACCAAGTCCGGCTCCAAcgccagcagcagtagcagcagcagcaacggggAGACCAAGGTCAGCCCCGACAAGAAGGTGGTGGTGGCCGAGGCCACGTCCTCCACCGCCCTGCTCAAGTTCAACTTCCAAAGGAATATCCCCGGGATACGCATGTTCCAAATCCAGTACAATGGGACGTATGACGACTCACTTGTTTACAG AATGATCCCTCCCACAAGCAAGACCTTCCTGGTCAACAACCTGGCGGCGGGGACGGTCTACGACCTGTGCGTCCTGGCCATCTACGACGACGGCATCACCTCCCTGACGGCCACCCGCGTGGTGGGCTGCATCCAGTTCACGACGGAGCAGGACTACGTGCGTTGCCATTTCATGCAGTCCCAGTTCCTGGGGGGCACCATGATCATCATCATAGGGGGCATCATCGTGGCCTCCGTGCTGgtcttcatcatcatcctcatgaTCCGCTACAAGGTGTGCAACAACGGCGGGCACCCCAAGGCCGCCAAGGTTAGCAACGTTTACTCCCAGACCAACGGGGCCCAGCAGGCCCAGCAGCCAGGGTTCGGCGGCGCCGGCGCTGCCCTGCCGCCGTCGGGCTCCAAGCAGGCCGTGGGGCGTGAGGAGAGCCTGCAGTGCTGCAAGGTGGGCAGCGAGGGCTCGGCGCGGCCGGCGGACTCCTTTCCCGGCCAGGACTCCTGCTCCGCTTCTGCCGGCGCTACCTCCGCTCTGCCGCCCACGTGGACTCCGGGGCCCCCCGCTTCCCAAAAGCTGAAGCGCAAGCCCACGCCAAAGTCCAGCAGCCACGAGGCCGTGCCCAGCGAAGGCGCCTCCTGCTCCTCCGCGTCCGGCGGCCTCGAGTCGCAGAACACGAACCGCAACAACTCCACGGCGCTGCAGCTGGCCGCCCGGCCAGCGGACTCTTCCCCGGGGGCGGCCCCCGCCTACAAGAGAGCGCAAGCCAAGCCAAGTAAGTTCCTCACCTTGCCCGCCGACCCGTCCCGCGCCAAGCGCAGGTACTCCCTGAACGGAGAGATCATGGAATACCACTGTTACCTTAACTCCCCGAACCCAGGCGGATTTTGGTCTAAGCGGAGCCTGTCCATGAACGGGATGCTCCTTCAGACAGACTCCTCCGAGGCGGATAGTGGCCAAGCAACTTTCTCCAGTTCGGAGTGGATATTGGAAAGCACAGTGTGA
- the LRFN5 gene encoding leucine-rich repeat and fibronectin type-III domain-containing protein 5 isoform X2 yields the protein MEKLLLYLLFIGIAAKAQICPKRCVCQILSPNLATLCAKKGLLFVPPNIDRRTVELRLADNFVTSIKRKDFANMTSLVDLTLSRNTISFVTPHAFADLRNLRALHLNSNRLTKITHDMLSGLLNLHHLILNNNQLTLISATAFDDVLALEELDLSYNNLETIPWDAVEKMVSLHTLSLDHNMIDSIPKGTFSHLHKMTRLDVTSNKLHKLPPDPLFQRAQVLATSGIISPSTFALSFGGNPLHCNCELLWLRRLSREDDLETCASPPLLSGRYFWSVPEEEFLCEPPLITRHTHELRVLEGQRAILRCKARGDPEPAIHWISPEGKLISNATRSLVYDNGTLDIHITTMKDTGSFTCIASNPAGEATQSVDLHIIKLPHIVNSTNHIHEPDPGSSDISTSTKSGSNASSSSSSSNGETKVSPDKKVVVAEATSSTALLKFNFQRNIPGIRMFQIQYNGTYDDSLVYRMIPPTSKTFLVNNLAAGTVYDLCVLAIYDDGITSLTATRVVGCIQFTTEQDYVRCHFMQSQFLGGTMIIIIGGIIVASVLVFIIILMIRYKVCNNGGHPKAAKVSNVYSQTNGAQQAQQPGFGGAGAALPPSGSKQAVGREESLQCCKVGSEGSARPADSFPGQDSCSASAGATSALPPTWTPGPPASQKLKRKPTPKSSSHEAVPSEGASCSSASGGLESQNTNRNNSTALQLAARPADSSPGAAPAYKRAQAKPKAGSSLKSACHPPPPLAPPENVAAHVCTRQKSIRFQLTGD from the exons ATGGAAAAACTGCTTCTGTACCTGCTCTTCATTGGCATAGCGGCAAAGGCTCAGATCTGTCCCAAGCGCTGCGTCTGCCAGATCTTGTCGCCCAACCTCGCCACCCTTTGCGCCAAGAAGGGCCTCCTGTTTGTGCCCCCCAACATCGACCGGAGGACCGTGGAGCTGCGCCTGGCCGACAACTTTGTCACCAGCATCAAGCGCAAGGATTTTGCCAACATGACCAGCCTGGTGGACCTGACCCTCTCGCGGAACACCATCAGCTTCGTCACCCCGCACGCCTTTGCCGACCTGCGCAACCTCAGGGCCCTGCACCTGAACAGCAACCGGCTGACCAAGATCACCCACGACATGCTGAGCGGGCTCCTCAACCTGCACCACCTGATCCTCAACAACAACCAGCTGACGCTGATCTCCGCCACGGCCTTCGACGACGTCCTGGCGCTCGAGGAGCTGGACCTGTCCTACAACAACCTGGAGACCATCCCCTGGGACGCCGTGGAGAAGATGGTCAGCTTGCACACCCTCAGCCTGGACCACAACATGATTGACAGCATCCCCAAGGGGACCTTCTCCCACCTCCACAAGATGACCCGCCTGGACGTCACCTCCAACAAGCTGCACAAGCTGCCCCCCGACCCCCTCTTCCAGAGGGCCCAGGTCTTGGCCACCTCAGGGATCATCAGCCCCTCCACCTTCGCCCTCAGCTTTGGCGGGAACCCCTTGCACTGCAACTGCGAGCTGCTGTGGCTGCGGCGCCTCTCCAGGGAGGACGACCTGGAGACGTGCGCCTCCCCGCCGCTCCTCTCGGGCCGCTATTTCTGGTCGGTCCCCGAGGAGGAGTTCCTGTGCGAGCCGCCGCTCATCACGAGGCACACCCACGAGCTGAGGGTGCTGGAGGGGCAGAGGGCCATCCTGAGGTGCAAGGCCCGCGGAGACCCCGAGCCGGCCATCCACTGGATCTCGCCCGAGGGCAAGCTGATCTCCAACGCCACGCGCTCGCTGGTCTACGACAACGGGACCCTCGACATCCACATCACCACCATGAAGGACACGGGCTCCTTCACCTGCATCGCCTCCAACCCGGCCGGGGAGGCCACGCAGTCGGTGGACCTGCACATCATCAAGCTGCCCCACATTGTCAACAGCACCAACCACATCCACGAGCCGGACCCTGGGTCCTCCGACATCTCCACTTCCACCAAGTCCGGCTCCAAcgccagcagcagtagcagcagcagcaacggggAGACCAAGGTCAGCCCCGACAAGAAGGTGGTGGTGGCCGAGGCCACGTCCTCCACCGCCCTGCTCAAGTTCAACTTCCAAAGGAATATCCCCGGGATACGCATGTTCCAAATCCAGTACAATGGGACGTATGACGACTCACTTGTTTACAG AATGATCCCTCCCACAAGCAAGACCTTCCTGGTCAACAACCTGGCGGCGGGGACGGTCTACGACCTGTGCGTCCTGGCCATCTACGACGACGGCATCACCTCCCTGACGGCCACCCGCGTGGTGGGCTGCATCCAGTTCACGACGGAGCAGGACTACGTGCGTTGCCATTTCATGCAGTCCCAGTTCCTGGGGGGCACCATGATCATCATCATAGGGGGCATCATCGTGGCCTCCGTGCTGgtcttcatcatcatcctcatgaTCCGCTACAAGGTGTGCAACAACGGCGGGCACCCCAAGGCCGCCAAGGTTAGCAACGTTTACTCCCAGACCAACGGGGCCCAGCAGGCCCAGCAGCCAGGGTTCGGCGGCGCCGGCGCTGCCCTGCCGCCGTCGGGCTCCAAGCAGGCCGTGGGGCGTGAGGAGAGCCTGCAGTGCTGCAAGGTGGGCAGCGAGGGCTCGGCGCGGCCGGCGGACTCCTTTCCCGGCCAGGACTCCTGCTCCGCTTCTGCCGGCGCTACCTCCGCTCTGCCGCCCACGTGGACTCCGGGGCCCCCCGCTTCCCAAAAGCTGAAGCGCAAGCCCACGCCAAAGTCCAGCAGCCACGAGGCCGTGCCCAGCGAAGGCGCCTCCTGCTCCTCCGCGTCCGGCGGCCTCGAGTCGCAGAACACGAACCGCAACAACTCCACGGCGCTGCAGCTGGCCGCCCGGCCAGCGGACTCTTCCCCGGGGGCGGCCCCCGCCTACAAGAGAGCGCAAGCCAAGCCAA AAGCTGGCAGCAGCCTGAAGAGTGCttgccaccctcctcctcctcttgctcctcctGAAAACGTGGCCGCCCACGTTTGCACCCGACAAAAATCCATTCGGTTTCAACTCACCGGAGACTGA